Within the Acidimicrobiales bacterium genome, the region GGGCTGGTGCCGACGAACACCAGCATCACCTCGCCGGTCCAAAAGGCCTTGACCTCCTCGAACGGTAGGGGAGCGTCGGCGATCGTGCGCCACGAGTCGGTGGCGGGGTCGTAGGCGGCGCCGTCGGCCAGCCGCCCGTCGACGTAGTCGCATTGGGCGAGGTCCGGGCAGGGTGGAGCGTCGGTCCCCCCGGCGATCACCATCTCCTCGCCGGTCCACACCGCGGCGGCACCCGACCGGGCCGACAGGGGGCCGTCGGCCAACGGCCGCCAGGTGTCGGGGTCGGCCGGGGCGACGGTGGTGGCGGACCCGGTCTCGACGTCGCTGGGCTCGGCGCCACCCCGGAGGAAGGCCACGGCCCCGGTGACCAGCAGCACGACGACGACGCACGCCGCCGCCAGCGGCAGGTAGCGGCGCTGCCGCTCGGCCGCGGCCCGCTCCCGGATGTCCTCCCAGGCCGCCGTCTCGTCCACCGGCTCCAGCCGCTCGACCAGGGCCTGGCGGATCAGGTCATCGGTGTCCATCGTTGACCTCCAGTTGCGGGGCGAGGGCGCGGCGGGCGTCGTGGAGGTGCGACTTCACCGTGCCCTCCGCGATCCCGAGGATCTCGGCGGCCTCCGCGACGGGCAGGTCGGCGACGTAGAACAGCGCGACCACGGCCCGCTGCTGGCGGGGTAGGCGGCGGAGGGCGGCGTCGAAGTCGACGGCGGGCAGCAGGTCGTCGGCGGCCGCCCGGCGCGGGGCGAGTCGGGGCAGGGCGGCGTCGTGCCGGCGTCGCCCCCGCCGCTGGTTGAGCGCCCGGTTGACCGCCACCCGCCGCAGCCACATCGCCGGGTCGTCGTACGTGCGCACCCGCGCCCAGTGCCGGCTGGCCTGCACGAAGGCGTCCTGCACGGCGTCGGCCGCGGCCTCGGTGCTACCGACGACCACCGACACCGTGTGCACGAGCCTCGTGTACTCGCGACGGAAGAGCCCCTCGAGGCCCTGGTCGTCCGGCATCACGCCCCATTCCACCCCACGACCCCCATCGAGGTTGGGTCGCGGGGTGGGTTCGGC harbors:
- a CDS encoding sigma-70 family RNA polymerase sigma factor; protein product: MPDDQGLEGLFRREYTRLVHTVSVVVGSTEAAADAVQDAFVQASRHWARVRTYDDPAMWLRRVAVNRALNQRRGRRRHDAALPRLAPRRAAADDLLPAVDFDAALRRLPRQQRAVVALFYVADLPVAEAAEILGIAEGTVKSHLHDARRALAPQLEVNDGHR